TATAGGGGCAGCTTATAGGCGGTTTATATACGGCTTATATACAGGTTATATACGGGATATTGCTGAAAAATGAGATGAGTATAGGGGATTTACAAGCCTGCTGCCTTTTCTAATTTTCTTGTATCAAGCCTTATTTATAGGTAGCCTGTATGCTCATTTTCTAAGAATAACTAAGGACTGAATAATAGTTGAGCCAATGCTATGATGGCTTTTTTGTTTAAATAAATATTTTATTTGTTAAACAAAACTGTTTAACTTTATCTTGTAAAATGTTAAACAATATGAGTACGCAGGAGTTTAATACCATAGTGGTAGCTAATGCAGACGGGCTAAAACCCTTTGCCATTACCCTGACGAGGGACCATGAAGCGGCGCAGGATCTGTACCAGGAAACACTGTTTAAAGCCATTGCTCATAAAGACAAATACCAACCGGGTACTAATATCAGGGCTTGGCTTTGTACAATCATGCGTAATATTTTTATTAATGATTATCGCCGCAATGAGCGTAAACATCAAATCATTGATACTTTACGATATGTAGAACACCAAAACAGCTATTCATTAAATGCAGAGAGAAACGTAAGATTAAAGGAAATCCATTCTGCTATTCACAACTTACCTATTATCTTTAAAAACGCTTGTGTTTTATACCTGCAAGGGTATAAGTATAATGAGATCGCATTGGCCTTGGATGAGCCTTTGGGAACTATTAAAAGCCGGATTCATTTTGCCCGTAAACTATTACAGAAACAAGTAGATCGTTGAGTAAAAAAGTTACCATAATAGGGGCTGGGTTTGCCGGCTTGTCCGCTGCTGCATTTATGGCCAAAGAAGGCTGGCAAGTAACTGTTATTGAAAAGAACGCTACAGCTGGAGGTCGCGCACGCCAATTAAAAGCAGAGGGCTTCACATTTGATATGGGGCCAAGTTGGTACTGGATGCCCGATGTATTTGAACGCTATTTTCAACAGTTTGGTAAACGAGTAAGGGATTATTATACACTTACTCGTTTAGATCCTTCCTATCGTGTGTATTGGCCCAATAGTCAAACAGATATTCCCGCAAACTATGAATCTTTAAAAGCATGGTTTGATTCTATAGAAAAGGGAAGTGGTGTGCAGCTGGACACTTATTTAAAAGAAGCTGCTCATAAATACAGTATTGGTATACAGCAATTAGTATATAAACCAGGTCAATCACTTTCTGAGTTTATGGATTGGGAAGTTATTAAAAATGTATTTCGCCTGGATGTGTTCACTTCTATAAAGCGGCATATAGCTAAATATTTTAAGCATCCCAAACTGCAACAACTCATGGAGTTTCCTGTATTGTTTTTAGGAGCGTTGCCAAAGGATACACCCGCTTTGTATAGCTTGATGAATTATGCTGATATTAAAGGTGGTACCTGGTATCCGGAAGGAGGAATGTATTCCATAGTTAGCGCCATGCAGCGCTTAGCAGAAGAGTTGGGTGTTTGTTTTCAGTTTAACGAAGAAGCCAAAGAAATTGTTATTGAAAAAGGAAAGGCAAAGAGGTTGGTAACGGATAAGGATAGTTATAATACTGATGTAATCATTAGCGGTGCCGATTACCATTTTACCGAAAGTCAACTCCTGACTGCCCCATACAGAAGTTATACAGAAGCCTATTGGAATAAAAAAGTATTAGCTCCCTCTTGTTTAATCTACTATGTAGGGTTAAATAAAAAACTGCCTGGCGTGTTGCATCATAATCTCTTTTTTGATGTACCTTTTGAACAACATGCTGGCCAGATTTATACAAATAAGCAGTGGCCTACTGAACCTTTGTTTTATTTAAGTGTTACTTCAAAAACAGATGGTCGAGTAGCACCTGCTGAAGGAGAGAATTTGTTTATTCTTATTCCCATTGCCGCTGGTTTAGAAGGTGATACAGAAACTATTCGTGAGCATTATTTCCATCAGGTATTGACACGTATTGAAAAGAGAACTGGGCAATCTTTGCATAACCATATTATTTATAAGAAAAGCTATTCCGTATCTGATTTTAAAAATGATTATCACTCGTTCAAGGGCAATGCCTATGGACTAGCCAATACCCTTTTGCAAACCGCCATTTTAAAACCATCCTGCCAGAGTAAAAAGGTGAAGAACCTTTTTTATACCGGTCAATTTACTGTGCCTGGTCCTGGTGTGCCGCCAAGCCTTATTAGTGGTGAGGTGGTATCGAAACAAGTTATTAAACTGTTCAAAGAAAGATGATATGACGGTGGAAACCTTTAACCAAGCCAGCTATGATTGCAGTAAGGCCATTACTATCAAGTATAGCACTTCTTTTTCTTCGGCTATCAAACTATTACATGCCGATTTGAGAACACCTATATTTAATATTTATGCTTTTGTACGCTTGGCCGATGAAATAGTAGATACATTCCACCAACACGATAAAGCTTTGTTGTTGCAGCAATGTAAACAAGAAACTTTCGCTTCTATTGAAAGAGGGCTTAGTCTAAATCCGATTTTGCATGCTTTCCAGCAAACTGTAAATCACTATAAGATTGATTTAAACTTGGTTCAGGCCTTTTTTAAAAGCATGGAAAGCGACCTAAAAGAAAATGCTTATGATCGGCAAGGATATGAAGAATACATTTACGGTTCAGCAGAGGTGGTAGGACTGATGTGCTTACACGTTTTCTGTGAAGGTAACCATAACTTGTATAACAAGCTGAGGATGCCTGCACAAGCATTGGGCGCTGCGTTTCAAAAGGTTAATTTTCTTCGCGATATTAAAGCTGATTACCAGGATCTTTCTCGCATGTATTTTCCCGGCTGTAACTTTCATAATTTTACCAACGTTGAAAAGTTGCAGATAGAAGCGGATATTGAAAAAGACTTTCAGCAAGCTTATCAAGGTATACTACAGCTACCTATTAAAGCCCGCTTTGGGGTGTATGTGGCATTTAAGTATTATTATTCGCTTTTTAGAAAGATTAAAAGCACCGCACCAGCACATATTTTGCAGAAACGTATTCGTATTGCTAATTATCACAAAGCCTATATTGTGCTAAGGGCTAGTGTAAAAAACCGGTTGCGCCTTATTTAGGATGGAGAAAAATAATGTCATACTAGTAGATGAGCAAGACCAGCCGATTGGTACCATGGAAAAGATGGAAGCGCACAGGCTTGGTGTGTTACACCGTGCCTTTAGTGTATTCATCTTTGATAAGAATGGGCGTATGCTGCTACAACAACGGGCTGCACAAAAGTATCATGGTGGACTGCTGTGGAGCAATACCTGTTGCAGCCATCCTTATCCTGACGAAGCTACTACTGCAGCTGCACACCGTCGGCTAACCGAAGAGTTGGGATTTGATACGGCTTTGACAGAGATCTTTTCATTTACTTATAAAGCGGAAGTGGAGAATCATTTGATTGAGCACGAGTTTGATCATGTGTTTGCGGGAGAATATGAAGGAGATGTAAAGATCAATCCGGATGAAGTAGCCGATTATTGTTATACGTCTATGAATGAAATACAAGCGGCTCTACAATCGAAGCCAGCTAAGTTTACTTCCTGGTTTCGCATTGTGTTTCCACAAATAGAAGCATGGTGGCAACAACATTACGCTCAACCCAAACCAAAAGAAATAGTGTAGCATGGTAGCAATCTATTTTATAGGAGTTTTAGTGGGTACATTTTTATTAATGGAGGGCGTTACCTGGTTAACCCACAAGTATGTCATGCATGGTTTTTTGTGGTATCTCCATCGCGATCACCATCAAAAAGAACCAGGTTTTTTTGAAAAGAACGATTGGTTCTTTGTCATTTTTGCTATACCCAGTATGCTGCTGATTTTGTTTGGTACTTTACACCAGTCCTGGTGGATGCAGGCTATAGGTTTTGGTATTATGGCGTATGGAGCAGCCTACTTCTTGGTGCATGATGTAATAATACATCAACGGTTTAAGTGGTTTACACGCAGCCGTAATACCTATGTGCGTGCTATTCGCTGGGCACACAAGATGCATCACAAACATTTGGATAAGCAGGAGGGCGAGAGTTTTGGTATGCTTTACGTGCATAAAAAATATTGGGAAAAAGTGCGTAAGGATAGACAACTAGGTGGCAAGAAAGTATCTTATGCTCCTGATGTGGACTGAAGTGGTTGTTTTCACTCTTATCAACTTAAATTACTAATACCGGTTATTAATTTTTGTCTTCTTGAATTCATCTGAATCATACGATTATATAATTGCTGGTGCTGGCTGTGCAGGGTTGAGCCTGGCAGTGCATCTGATTCAATCTAGAAAGTTTACTGATAAAAAGATCTTGCTTGTAGATCAGCAGACTAAAAACCGGAATGATCGCACTTGGTGTTTTTGGGAGAAAGGAACAGGACTTTTCGAATCGATTGTTTACAAGAAGTGGCAGCAGTTGACCTTTCATGCTGAGGAATGTAGTAAGACATTGGATATCGCTCCCTATACGTATAAGCTGATCCGTGGTATTGACTTTTA
This genomic interval from Flavisolibacter tropicus contains the following:
- a CDS encoding RNA polymerase sigma factor, giving the protein MLNNMSTQEFNTIVVANADGLKPFAITLTRDHEAAQDLYQETLFKAIAHKDKYQPGTNIRAWLCTIMRNIFINDYRRNERKHQIIDTLRYVEHQNSYSLNAERNVRLKEIHSAIHNLPIIFKNACVLYLQGYKYNEIALALDEPLGTIKSRIHFARKLLQKQVDR
- a CDS encoding phytoene desaturase family protein; translated protein: MSKKVTIIGAGFAGLSAAAFMAKEGWQVTVIEKNATAGGRARQLKAEGFTFDMGPSWYWMPDVFERYFQQFGKRVRDYYTLTRLDPSYRVYWPNSQTDIPANYESLKAWFDSIEKGSGVQLDTYLKEAAHKYSIGIQQLVYKPGQSLSEFMDWEVIKNVFRLDVFTSIKRHIAKYFKHPKLQQLMEFPVLFLGALPKDTPALYSLMNYADIKGGTWYPEGGMYSIVSAMQRLAEELGVCFQFNEEAKEIVIEKGKAKRLVTDKDSYNTDVIISGADYHFTESQLLTAPYRSYTEAYWNKKVLAPSCLIYYVGLNKKLPGVLHHNLFFDVPFEQHAGQIYTNKQWPTEPLFYLSVTSKTDGRVAPAEGENLFILIPIAAGLEGDTETIREHYFHQVLTRIEKRTGQSLHNHIIYKKSYSVSDFKNDYHSFKGNAYGLANTLLQTAILKPSCQSKKVKNLFYTGQFTVPGPGVPPSLISGEVVSKQVIKLFKER
- a CDS encoding phytoene/squalene synthase family protein; this translates as MTVETFNQASYDCSKAITIKYSTSFSSAIKLLHADLRTPIFNIYAFVRLADEIVDTFHQHDKALLLQQCKQETFASIERGLSLNPILHAFQQTVNHYKIDLNLVQAFFKSMESDLKENAYDRQGYEEYIYGSAEVVGLMCLHVFCEGNHNLYNKLRMPAQALGAAFQKVNFLRDIKADYQDLSRMYFPGCNFHNFTNVEKLQIEADIEKDFQQAYQGILQLPIKARFGVYVAFKYYYSLFRKIKSTAPAHILQKRIRIANYHKAYIVLRASVKNRLRLI
- the idi gene encoding isopentenyl-diphosphate Delta-isomerase, with product MEKNNVILVDEQDQPIGTMEKMEAHRLGVLHRAFSVFIFDKNGRMLLQQRAAQKYHGGLLWSNTCCSHPYPDEATTAAAHRRLTEELGFDTALTEIFSFTYKAEVENHLIEHEFDHVFAGEYEGDVKINPDEVADYCYTSMNEIQAALQSKPAKFTSWFRIVFPQIEAWWQQHYAQPKPKEIV
- a CDS encoding beta-carotene hydroxylase, with the protein product MVAIYFIGVLVGTFLLMEGVTWLTHKYVMHGFLWYLHRDHHQKEPGFFEKNDWFFVIFAIPSMLLILFGTLHQSWWMQAIGFGIMAYGAAYFLVHDVIIHQRFKWFTRSRNTYVRAIRWAHKMHHKHLDKQEGESFGMLYVHKKYWEKVRKDRQLGGKKVSYAPDVD